The DNA segment TCGTGTCATAAGGAAGTTAAGATCGGAGCTGGTTACACGTGCCCGAGATGCAAAGCTCGTGTATGTGAGCTCCCTACGGAATGCACCATCTGTGGTCTGACGCTTGTTTCATCGCCACATCTTGCCAGATCATACCATCATCTCTTCCCAATTGCTCCATTTGATGAGGTTCCTACTCTGACAAGTTCGAATGATCCTCGGAGAAAATTGGGAAAGAGTTGTTTTGGTTGCCAACAGAGCCTACTTGGTGCAGGTAAGCAAATAAAACGCATATTGATTGAGCATCAGCTTATGTAGTAATCTTCACACATGTTTCTTAGTACAACTAAAtggtaaattttaaacttaagaCAGGCCTAGTTCACCCTTGTCAGTGTCTCAGACTAGTTTGTCCTTTATCAACCGAGAGACCGTTAGCTTGAATATAAAGGAGGGCTCATTGGTGCTTTTGATTATGTGCAGGGAACAAACCGGGGCCATGCGTGACGTGTCGTAAATGCAAGCACTATTTCTGTCTGGACTGCGACATATACATCCACGAGAGCTTACACAACTGTCCTGGCTGCGAGAGCATTCACCGTCCTAAATCTGTTTCCTTGATGGAAGAATGAGAGAATGTGTTTACGCTCGCACAATTTTTCCAAACGATGATCGTCTTTGTGGAATTAAAGGTtgcaaatctatactattaggATTCTGCCCCTAGATTTTCAAGTTATTTACAAGAGAATGTCATTGTcttattcaaatttttattaattattcaaGTCTAAAATTGTTAAACGAATGACATTCTTCCTTTTCTATAACATTCCGAAATTTCAGCCTATATTAAATGTCATTTAATctaacaaattaagaaaaaactaaGGAAGtcgttataacaaaaaaaaaaaaaaactaaggcccGTTGAATACCTATTCTTCTTTAAATTATTACTTTCTTTACTAAAATCCAATAACCAATTTAATAATGTCCTatgaataatctttttttttattattattattattttcttttttttcaatatgCAAATGGTTGGTAAGACCAAATACTCGATTTTAATGGATCAAGTTACAAAAACATTAGATAAATATTTGAGTCTAATTTTATGCCCGAtttaaattttgcaaaaaaaataattatattttctcaaaataaacATGTTTAAGATAGATATTGGCaatccaaaacataaaaatcaattattaaaataatatttttccaacTACCTATTAAACAATGTTAAAAGCACATTATAAAAAATGAAGTAAACATTTTAAccgataaaataaaatatttaaatatagacaATACCGtcgttttaaaatatttttaagggTACCTATAAATATCATAAGATCTATTGTTCCAATATGATCTTTTAAGTATATGAGCTTTCAATTAATTGTTTCaatagtaaaattaaattatcaaaactatTATACATTGtaattacattaaataaaaatcaaatatacaaCTATTAAACGTAAAAATACCTTTACAATGGTTTTGCATTATATTgcaagttatttttattttaaattatattttccttctaaaattaaattttattgcaaatcatttttaatttaattgattGCTGAAGTTTGCAACCACAAAATactctttaaaattttcagaGTAACATTTTTTATAGATATTGATCATCcaaacttattaaaaattactaaacaaaatcataaaaaattaaaagcacATGATATAAACTTCATGTAGAAACACATATGTTATAACAATAAATacgtaaaaatataaaaaaatccgcgctttaaaagcgcgggtcaaaatctagtaaattaGTTTAAGACTCGAACACTTTGACAATTCAAGCTATGTGACTTTACATTTACCATTGTTATAGAGTTTTTCTAGAAGCAAACGTCAGAATATGTATTTGTTTTCAGTTCTTGGCAGAAATATTCGGAGCTACATAGTTTAAGCAGTTACCAGAAGTATCTTGGCATATCTGAAAAAGTATAATAATACTAGGATATAACCTTACATACAGttgtatattatgtattttaattaataataaaatcgaTAATAGGAAAATAAAATCACTTGGACACCTTTTCTAAATCTTATACATACACTTGTATATTATGTACTTtctaaatcattttattttctgattatatagaaatttctaaatcattttattttctgattatatagaaatccatatattatataaaagttttaCTTTCAGATATTTCTCCTGTTTTAGAAAATGGAAATAATTGATCATCAAAATATTCTTTATGGTATTATAGTCTTACTcctcattatttaataataagaACTAACACTTTACAATTCCATGTAAGTGgtcaattttagaaaattatattaaataaaaatgtctgtttacatttgttatttcatgcatatgtttatataactaTATGCCAATGTAAATTTCataggaaatatatatataaaacaactaATCCAGTTGACGGTTTGATAcagtaaataaaattactcCATATAAGCAACATCAAATTTTGTGcataaatgttatattaaattaCTATACGATACCAGTAAATGTCATATTGATTTGATGATACCTAAATAGTTTGTAGAAAACACCATCATTTTAGTCAGATAAGTATCCATATATATAACATCTTTCACTCTTTGCAATTTTCAGaatataacttttataactGATATGTCAAGCtagcaaaataaatatgacaGCACAATACAAAAGATTTTTGAAATACACAATTCCTAACAAAGCTTCATCTTCTTTTccccccctctctctctctctctctctctctctctctctctctctctctctctctcttccttctctctccATTTCTTGTACCTTCCTCACTTCCTTATCGAatgagagaataagagaatcTGTTCACATACACAATTTTTCCAAATACTAATTCTCTTTGTTGAATAATAAAGAGGAGATTGCAGATAAGGCTTACCTCTAGCATTATTATTGGGTTTCCAGCAGCAACCTCAGAATATATATCGACACATAAAACTTTTCAAACACAAGCTGTCTTATTGGAAATCCTCAAAGACATGATGTTCACGTCTAATTTTTTCCTAATTTGATCAGAGTAGAAATTATGAGAAGCATAAAAAGAAGTGTAATTGGTCTTATATAATGTAGTTTGTCTCCTTGGTGGATATCCGTCTTAGTCGAAGTCTATAAGTTGTTTCACCTTTAAGGTTAATCGTTTTTTTCCAGTGGCAAAAATTAAAACATGGAGATTGGTATCTGTTCATGTAATAATGTAATCCATCAAAgagtattataaaaaaaaccATGATCATATTTGATCGATTGCAcgtctacaaaaaaaaatagagattatattaatatcaaatataaacagttcttttttttacaacaatataGCAAAAAAGATAGTATAATCTAAACATTTATTTTCGCCTAAGATTAACGTAATTAACATAACAGCTTGCCTACACTGTCAAATGATTAAGTTAACTCAGATTACTTCATACAAAAATTGATACACAATCTACAAATAATTGTTACTTGCATGCTTTCAAACACATAGTTCGTTAATACCGTTACAAACGACGCGCCGCAATTGCGCGTGGGTTAATAACAAAAGTCCTGGTGTCTATAGTCAACGTATATCTTTGTCACGTCTTAAAAAGGATCCAGAGAGTCTCCCGCCTTTCTATCTTCTCTTCCACTCTTTTATATTTAggaaacagaacaaaaaaatcaaaacttttccttagagagagagagagagagaaaaatccagaggaagaagacgatTGGTTTGGTTGATAATTCAAAAACGCGACGAAGACGACAAACAATGCCGAGCAAGCTGAAAAAGGCGATTGGAGCGGTTAAAGACCAGACGAGCATCAGCCTCGCCAAAGTCACCAACAGAGCCAACAGAGGCGGAGACCTCACCACCCTCGAGGTAGCCATCCTCAAAGCCACGAGCCACGACGAGGACGTCCCGATCGACGACCGTCTCGTCTCCGACATCCTCGCCATCATCTCCTCCAAGAAATCTCACGCCGCCGCTTGCGCCGCCGCGATCGGACGCCGCATCGGGAGGACGCGGAACTGGATCGTCGCGCTCAAATCCCTAGTCCTCGTCCTCAGGATCTTCCAGGACGGAGACCCTTACTTCCCGCGCGAAGTCCTCCACGTCATGAAACGCGGCGCGAAGATCCTCAACCTCTCCACCTTCCGCGACGACTCGAACTCGCGACCTTGGGATTACTCCGCTTACGTCCGCACCTTCGCGCTCTACCTTGACGAGAGACTCGACTGCTTCTTAACCGGGAAGTTACAGAGACGGTACACTAACAACAACCAGAACAAAACCGGAATCAGATCCCGGTTTAATCCAAAAACTAGAAACAAAACCGACGAACCGGCGGTTAGAGATATGAAACCGGCGATGCTCCTCGACAAGATCACCTACTGGCAGAGACTGCTAGACAGAGCCATCGCGACGCGTCCGACGGGAGACGCGAAAGCCAACAGGCTCGTGAAGACGTCTCTCTACGCCGTCTTGCAAGAGAGTTTCGACCTCTACAGAGACATCTCCGACGGTTTAGCTCTCCTCCTCGACAGCTTCTTCCATCTTCCGTACAAATCTTGCGTCCACGCGTTTCAAGCCTCCGTCAGAGCTTCCAAACAGTTCGAAGAGCTCAGTGGGTTCTACGACCTCTGCAAGTCGAACGGCGTGGGACGCACGTCGGAGTATCCCAGCGTTCAGAAGATCTCGCTCGAGCTTCTCGAGACGTTGCAGGAGTTTTTGAAAGATCAGTCGTCGTTTCCTGGGAACAACGCGGGGATGTATCCGTCGCCGaatagtcttcttcttcctcctcctccttcttcgACGGTTTCCAGCTCGCTGTCGGAGAGGTGTTGTTCGGATTACGGGTCGTTTCGGAGTGCTTCTTTGGAGGATACTGGGACTAGTAGTCCTCCGATGTCTTGTCACTCGGAGCCTtacggaggaggaagagaggatCCTAATGGGAATAGCTTCGATACTGTTTCGACTAAGTCTCTTCccaatactccctctgtttcttctgCTTCCAGTATCGATgacaaggagaagaagaagaagaagaaggagaagacgaagaagcgAGAGGAGGCAAAGGTGGAAGGTTTTGATCCTTGGGAGGCGTTGATGTTGAGAGATGAACCGAGGAAGAACATAGAAACGATACCTGAAGAAACTTCAACCTCTGAGGTTCAGAGAGAGTCAGGGAACTGGTTGCTTGCGCTGGAAGAAACAGTTACTACGCAAGTGCATGATGATGATACTAACTCCATGGCGATAGTACCGTTCGGATTAGATGATCCGATGCCTGTGGCGTTTCAAGCCACCGCGACGGACCAATACAATCCATTCTTGGTGGAATCAGCTGCGCCGTTAGCTAAAGTCGGTCCAACGGTAGAGCTGATGAGTACCACGTTTAATGCCTTGGCTGTCACGGACTTTCAGGGAAACGTTCCTGACGATTTTGAGCCGTCGACTGCGCCAACTTTCAAGGCCACAGGGAGTTTGCCCGACAAGTGTGAGCCATTTGCAACGTTTGAGAGTTTTGGGTTCGAAGAGAGTGTTTTAGAAAATGGAGGGGTACATGAGCAATCTGTGTTGCAAGAACAGCAGTTATGGTTGCAGAATCAAAACAAGATCATAGCTAAGCATTTAAATTTGATATGATGTTAACTTGGCTAGGCAGAGACTGAgatgtttcttgatttttttccttcttctgtTAACATTGTAAACTGAACTCTTAATTTTTCACAACTAGGAGAAAAGTAATACAACACGTGCATTTTACAAATCCTGCTTTTGACACCGTGACTATACGTACGctttatttaatatgaaaatgaaaagtAAAAGAGTGTATGAGGCGGAAACTTGAAGTCATAGGAAGCTAATAAAGAAGAGTCAAAGAAATGATTTTTCATCAAGGAAAACAACATAGTAAAAGGTATGGTCATGACTCATCCGTCATCATTCACAACAGAGGATTATTAGCAGAGGATTATTAGCAGAGGATTACTACCTAGTAAGCTAATGTGACTGACGTATCAGAGACCCACAGCTCTTATGCT comes from the Raphanus sativus cultivar WK10039 unplaced genomic scaffold, ASM80110v3 Scaffold3651, whole genome shotgun sequence genome and includes:
- the LOC130506773 gene encoding clathrin coat assembly protein AP180-like → MPSKLKKAIGAVKDQTSISLAKVTNRANRGGDLTTLEVAILKATSHDEDVPIDDRLVSDILAIISSKKSHAAACAAAIGRRIGRTRNWIVALKSLVLVLRIFQDGDPYFPREVLHVMKRGAKILNLSTFRDDSNSRPWDYSAYVRTFALYLDERLDCFLTGKLQRRYTNNNQNKTGIRSRFNPKTRNKTDEPAVRDMKPAMLLDKITYWQRLLDRAIATRPTGDAKANRLVKTSLYAVLQESFDLYRDISDGLALLLDSFFHLPYKSCVHAFQASVRASKQFEELSGFYDLCKSNGVGRTSEYPSVQKISLELLETLQEFLKDQSSFPGNNAGMYPSPNSLLLPPPPSSTVSSSLSERCCSDYGSFRSASLEDTGTSSPPMSCHSEPYGGGREDPNGNSFDTVSTKSLPNTPSVSSASSIDDKEKKKKKKEKTKKREEAKVEGFDPWEALMLRDEPRKNIETIPEETSTSEVQRESGNWLLALEETVTTQVHDDDTNSMAIVPFGLDDPMPVAFQATATDQYNPFLVESAAPLAKVGPTVELMSTTFNALAVTDFQGNVPDDFEPSTAPTFKATGSLPDKCEPFATFESFGFEESVLENGGVHEQSVLQEQQLWLQNQNKIIAKHLNLI